From the genome of Synechococcales cyanobacterium T60_A2020_003:
ACGTCCTCGGTAGCGCGATCTTGATTATTCCGATGTTTTTTGTATCGCTGACGGCAGGTTTGGGCTGGGCAGCGGGTGCGCTGGTTTATGCGGCATTCTCCGCCTATGCTCACCAGCTTCAGCATGAAAATCCGCGAAAATGCTTTTGGATGACTATGCCTGTCCACTATGTCCACCACAAGTACGGCATGTGGAATCACAACTTTGGGTTGGCTGTGGATTGGTGGGATCACGTGTTCGGAACCTACAAGCTTGTGGATTGGCTCACCGAAGACGAACTGACCCGACCGGAAAAAGGATATCTGGAACTGCGCTGGTGGTAATCCATATCCCTGGTCCTAAACGTTCCATTCCTTGAAGAAGAAAAACGGTATTGAGAGACTGACCCAGCCTTTCAACACCGCTTTGTGTTTTGCGATTCGCCATGTATGTGATGATGGTAAAACTTGGTGAATTGCAGCTTGCGACGGACTAAGCGACCAAACCCGCTCGCAGGGCACGCACTGCTGCCTGAGTGCGATCGTTAGCACAAAGCGTATTCAGCACATTGCGAACGTGGGTTTTGACCGTGCCAATGGTGATGTATAGGCGTTCGGCTATTTCGGCATTGCTGCACCCTGCCACAATTAACCCCAGGATCTCTAGTTCACGCTCTGTCAGCGGGTAGGTCTTGAGAACCTGTTCATACTCCGGGGCAACGGCTGCAATCTGAATGGTTCGCTCGTTCGATGCGGCTGGCACTTGATCTTGGAACTGGCGCAGCACCACATTGGCGATCGCCGGATCAATCCACGAATTCCCTGTGTGGGTAGCTCGGATTGCTTCAACAAGGGTGTCAATGTTTATGTCCTTCATGCAGTAGGAATCTGCTCCGGCAGCAAAGGCCGCCATCACCGAATCCTCGCTGTCATGCATGGTTAGCATCAGAATCTTGGAGGAGGGTTGCTCAGCATCGCTGCGTTCCCGATACTTGCGGATAAGTTCAATTCCGTCCATGTCGGGCAGGCCAATATCCACAACCGCGACATCCGGCTTCAGCGTTTCCAAAAGCCGCAACCCTTGAAGCGCATTCCCCGACTCCCCCAGCACAGAAATATTCCCTCTCGCCTGGAACGCCGTCTTCAAGCCAACTCGGGTTAAATCATGGTCTTCAATCAAAACTACGGTAATCCCTTGAGACTCAACATCCTTTACGGCTTGGAACTCATGGGTATTCGTCATACTAAGCTCAGCTCCTAATCCAGCATTGAAAAACAGCGACGGAAGACGGCAACTCCCGACGCTGCGAGGTTGCTCAACCGCAAACCTAAACTCTAAAAAAATGATCTTGAAGATTGATGACAGGCAAAGGACGTACAACGCGCATGAGCTGACAGGCCCATAGGCGTAACCAAAAATGCATAGCCTGAACCCATGGGATGCGCCTGGGATGAATTCCTATGAAGAACTGAACCCCGAATCCTTCCCCTGGTATCGTCATCATAGGGAAGAGTGACTTAGCCCTTCATCTCTCTAGAGGCGTAAAACAGAAATGATGGCTTGAGGAAAACCTCTATCCAGGGAAGTATAGTACTAGCCATATCGGTTAGGACATTTTGGT
Proteins encoded in this window:
- a CDS encoding response regulator transcription factor, which produces MTNTHEFQAVKDVESQGITVVLIEDHDLTRVGLKTAFQARGNISVLGESGNALQGLRLLETLKPDVAVVDIGLPDMDGIELIRKYRERSDAEQPSSKILMLTMHDSEDSVMAAFAAGADSYCMKDINIDTLVEAIRATHTGNSWIDPAIANVVLRQFQDQVPAASNERTIQIAAVAPEYEQVLKTYPLTERELEILGLIVAGCSNAEIAERLYITIGTVKTHVRNVLNTLCANDRTQAAVRALRAGLVA
- a CDS encoding sterol desaturase family protein — protein: MVWAIACFVVAFIFASFVEYWMHRLMHASAKIGERHRDHHRRNEGQGVIWEFRDYVLGSAILIIPMFFVSLTAGLGWAAGALVYAAFSAYAHQLQHENPRKCFWMTMPVHYVHHKYGMWNHNFGLAVDWWDHVFGTYKLVDWLTEDELTRPEKGYLELRWW